A genomic stretch from Candidatus Aegiribacteria sp. includes:
- a CDS encoding T9SS type A sorting domain-containing protein, with protein sequence MRFLFSAFIVTAFAFATGPGSVSSWQSFGGSAGEIPEVTVLESDSYHMVVEVNLPGFNLYDSPAGGRIWNSVELPDCYSQGPVGLPDLPSVTEMFALPFGTEAVVTVGGVTSTVYANMEILPRQTPEMDSESFQFVISEDFYLNGESYPSSWANIDNEGSWSGLNVARLVLNPFSYNPSTGNLEVVNSITLRIDFEGTASHMAGPVNPSMVPAMERYVLNWDVFEITANPIDVSRDDGVEYIFVCTEDNVEWVSELFETHHYLGLHTIVETLAAPATCTQIKSAISSNYHSGVTRFACIVGTHDEMPSYSYAGVEGDYYYALMDAGNYPDISVGRITGDSAQIVHQVEKIIDGYADYDFSVLRTPGIIPSETVLAAHQEDYPGKYTLCCNQVAGYSYSLCNITFTKVFPDEGGTRNDVIDAINGGVGTVGYRGHGSFYSWQWSPGWVPSIVYALTNSYMPPVFNIACNNGMYQYGTTCLSEAWQWAENGASGNLGATRSSYTEPNHDYMKQIYIALYDTGTYRVCEAIMEATTYTIIQHGGLALTNARCYMWFGDPAMDIWTFDSAGQPGELNISQPAIILPGNQDITITVTDNGSPVEGVNVTLTDGVDNYGGGMTFYEEGTTNSSGEVTINVTVPSSGTVYTGAYLHNYRYDIKWVTIGTGIEGSSGNSTVLHLGNPSPNPVTAATSLAFGVPAGGSVRISVYDVAGRMVETVFDEQVEGGTHSVEWNPGRSVSNGVYFVKLDTEDGSVSRQVMVIR encoded by the coding sequence ATGAGATTTCTTTTTTCCGCTTTCATCGTTACCGCTTTTGCCTTCGCGACCGGACCCGGAAGTGTTTCCAGCTGGCAATCCTTCGGTGGCTCAGCCGGTGAGATTCCTGAGGTGACAGTTCTTGAATCGGACAGTTACCATATGGTTGTAGAGGTGAATCTTCCAGGATTCAATCTGTACGATTCCCCTGCCGGTGGCAGAATATGGAACAGCGTTGAACTTCCGGATTGCTACTCTCAGGGCCCCGTTGGCCTGCCTGACCTGCCATCAGTAACGGAGATGTTCGCCCTTCCATTCGGAACGGAAGCTGTGGTTACTGTAGGGGGAGTCACTTCGACTGTTTACGCTAACATGGAAATCCTTCCAAGACAAACCCCCGAAATGGACAGCGAATCGTTCCAATTCGTTATCAGCGAAGATTTCTACCTGAACGGTGAGAGTTATCCCTCTTCATGGGCAAACATTGACAACGAGGGCTCCTGGTCGGGACTGAATGTGGCGAGACTCGTTTTAAATCCGTTCAGTTACAATCCTTCCACCGGAAACCTGGAAGTTGTAAACAGCATTACTTTAAGGATTGACTTCGAGGGAACCGCTTCTCACATGGCCGGCCCGGTGAACCCTTCGATGGTTCCGGCAATGGAAAGATATGTGCTTAACTGGGATGTATTTGAGATCACGGCGAATCCGATTGACGTTTCACGGGATGACGGAGTAGAGTACATTTTCGTGTGCACAGAGGATAATGTAGAATGGGTCAGCGAGCTCTTCGAAACCCATCATTACCTCGGCCTGCATACAATTGTGGAAACCCTGGCGGCCCCTGCCACGTGCACCCAGATAAAGAGTGCCATTTCAAGCAACTACCATAGCGGCGTAACGCGTTTCGCCTGTATTGTAGGGACCCACGATGAGATGCCTTCATATTCCTACGCTGGTGTAGAGGGGGATTATTACTACGCTCTTATGGATGCGGGAAATTATCCTGATATATCGGTAGGACGCATAACGGGCGATTCTGCACAGATAGTACACCAGGTGGAGAAAATTATCGATGGCTACGCCGACTACGATTTCAGTGTTCTAAGAACCCCTGGCATCATTCCAAGTGAAACTGTTCTCGCCGCGCACCAGGAAGATTATCCCGGCAAATATACTCTGTGCTGTAATCAGGTAGCCGGCTATTCCTACAGCCTCTGCAACATTACTTTCACTAAAGTCTTTCCGGATGAAGGCGGTACAAGAAATGATGTTATTGACGCCATAAACGGGGGTGTCGGGACGGTAGGCTACAGGGGACATGGCAGTTTTTATTCCTGGCAATGGTCCCCCGGCTGGGTGCCTTCGATCGTTTATGCCCTCACCAACAGCTATATGCCGCCCGTTTTCAATATCGCCTGCAACAACGGCATGTATCAATACGGCACGACATGTCTCAGCGAGGCATGGCAATGGGCCGAGAACGGAGCCAGCGGCAATCTGGGAGCAACCAGAAGTTCCTACACTGAGCCAAATCATGACTACATGAAACAGATTTATATAGCGCTTTACGATACGGGAACTTATCGCGTATGTGAAGCTATCATGGAAGCCACAACCTATACCATAATCCAGCATGGCGGCCTTGCTCTAACAAATGCCAGGTGTTACATGTGGTTCGGAGACCCGGCAATGGATATCTGGACATTCGATTCCGCGGGACAGCCGGGAGAATTGAATATCTCCCAACCCGCGATTATTCTTCCGGGAAACCAGGACATAACCATCACCGTTACAGATAATGGGTCCCCCGTAGAAGGCGTTAACGTTACTCTTACAGACGGCGTTGACAACTACGGTGGCGGTATGACTTTCTACGAAGAGGGAACAACCAACTCCTCGGGAGAGGTTACCATAAACGTTACCGTTCCCTCCAGCGGAACCGTCTACACAGGAGCTTATCTTCATAATTACAGGTACGACATCAAATGGGTTACGATAGGAACAGGAATAGAGGGTTCGTCCGGAAATAGTACTGTTCTTCATCTTGGGAATCCCTCGCCTAATCCTGTTACGGCGGCAACGTCTCTGGCGTTCGGAGTACCCGCGGGCGGAAGCGTTCGTATATCTGTTTACGATGTCGCCGGAAGAATGGTGGAAACGGTTTTCGACGAACAGGTTGAAGGGGGAACTCACTCGGTTGAATGGAATCCCGGGAGATCTGTTTCCAATGGAGTGTACTTCGTCAAGCTGGATACTGAAGACGGGTCCGTTTCAAGACAGGTTATGGTCATCAGGTAA
- a CDS encoding SpoIIE family protein phosphatase — translation MTEELNFTADILWRILDVTRQLSTPIKLDDMLVQVVDVARDVLRAERGTVFLYDKENHELFAEVGTGLEVEEIRFPADQGIAGICARTCSIVNVPDAYSHGGFNPEIDRRMGYLTRCILSVPLVGLDDSLVGVLQLINKTEGSFSTEDERVAEVLASQCAVAIQRARLLREYIIKQKIEHDLALAREIQRELLPDSMPEIEGYDLSGWNEPADQTGGDIFDAISLDNRSVLLLLADASGHGLGPALSVTQFLAMVRMAFRLQSNLVSLHRHTNNQLVEDLTAERFITSFIGLLNAEDNTIRYHACGQAPLLHYHRSTGKVDILTASALPLGIMPDIPLEAPEPICMDKGDIFALISDGIFEQVDNNGEQFGVDRTIGIISDNSMLRMNEVVNLIHSAVVLHAGKAIQDDDMTIVLIKRNTH, via the coding sequence TTGACTGAAGAACTGAATTTCACCGCTGATATCCTGTGGCGGATACTGGATGTCACACGTCAGCTCAGCACCCCGATTAAGCTGGACGATATGCTCGTTCAAGTCGTTGATGTTGCCCGTGATGTTCTAAGGGCAGAGCGCGGAACTGTCTTCCTTTACGATAAAGAGAACCATGAACTATTCGCGGAAGTCGGCACCGGTCTTGAGGTTGAGGAAATCAGGTTTCCGGCCGATCAGGGCATAGCCGGCATATGTGCCCGTACATGCAGCATTGTTAACGTTCCCGATGCCTATTCCCATGGAGGGTTCAACCCGGAAATCGATAGAAGGATGGGATACCTGACCCGATGCATATTGTCCGTACCGCTTGTTGGACTGGACGATTCGCTTGTCGGCGTCCTTCAGCTTATCAATAAAACCGAAGGTTCCTTCAGCACGGAAGATGAAAGGGTAGCGGAGGTTCTGGCTTCCCAGTGCGCTGTTGCCATTCAGAGGGCCAGACTGTTGCGGGAATACATTATCAAGCAGAAGATAGAGCATGACCTGGCCCTTGCCAGAGAAATCCAGAGGGAGCTTCTACCCGACAGTATGCCCGAAATAGAAGGGTACGATCTGTCAGGCTGGAACGAACCCGCGGATCAGACCGGCGGTGACATTTTCGACGCTATCAGCCTTGACAATAGAAGCGTTCTGCTGCTTCTCGCCGACGCGTCCGGACATGGGCTCGGCCCCGCGCTTTCCGTAACCCAGTTTCTTGCGATGGTAAGGATGGCTTTCCGTCTACAGAGCAATCTCGTGAGTCTACACCGTCATACGAATAACCAGCTTGTAGAAGACCTTACCGCGGAACGATTCATTACGTCTTTCATAGGTCTGCTGAACGCTGAGGATAACACCATCAGGTACCATGCCTGCGGACAGGCGCCTCTGCTTCATTACCACCGTTCAACCGGGAAAGTGGACATCCTGACGGCATCGGCTCTGCCACTTGGTATAATGCCGGATATTCCCCTTGAGGCTCCGGAACCTATCTGCATGGATAAAGGGGATATTTTCGCTCTTATCTCCGATGGTATCTTCGAACAGGTAGATAACAACGGGGAGCAGTTCGGTGTGGATAGAACCATTGGTATAATCAGTGATAACAGCATGCTTCGCATGAATGAAGTTGTAAATTTAATACACTCAGCGGTTGTCCTGCACGCAGGTAAAGCCATACAGGACGACGACATGACCATAGTTCTCATTAAACGGAATACGCACTGA
- a CDS encoding DUF1846 domain-containing protein — translation MQNKGFDNEKYLEEQSGEILSRVENSRGRLYLEFGGKLMFDHHAARVLPGYDPNVKISLLEKLCDRAEIILCIYAGDIEKRKIRGDFGITYDADALMLIDGFRSRGINLRGVVITRFEEQPSAISFENRLKRRGVDVFRHYYTKGYPTDVDLIVSEEGYGRNDYIEPSKPLVVVTGPGPGSGKLATCLSQLYHDFKRGVHAGYAKFETFPIWNIPINHPVNAAYEAATADLRDVNLVDPFHLEAYGKVSINYNRDVEAFPLLKRILEKIIGDRSPYASPTDMGVNRAGFGITDDLVVRKAAEQEIVRRYFRYSCEYVMGLADRETVQKAELLMNDYGLTPESRPVVEPARSNICSNESKDNSDFTKAAALMLKDGTVITGRSSELMHASAAVVLNAVKKLAGISEDIHLLSPATIESIRKLKRAVKSFPLRLDLEEVLVALSVNAAVFAPAADGMAKLPELRNCEAHLTHMPASGDESGLRTLGINVTCDPLFASNRLYGN, via the coding sequence ATGCAGAACAAAGGGTTCGACAACGAAAAGTACCTCGAGGAGCAGTCCGGGGAGATTCTGTCAAGAGTGGAAAATTCCAGAGGAAGGCTGTATCTGGAGTTCGGCGGCAAGCTGATGTTCGATCATCACGCCGCAAGGGTTCTTCCAGGTTACGACCCGAACGTAAAAATCAGTCTTCTTGAGAAACTGTGTGACAGGGCTGAGATCATACTATGCATATACGCAGGAGATATCGAGAAGAGAAAGATCAGAGGTGATTTTGGCATCACTTACGACGCGGATGCCCTTATGCTGATAGACGGGTTCAGATCCAGGGGGATCAACCTCAGAGGAGTGGTAATTACAAGGTTCGAAGAGCAGCCCTCCGCCATCTCCTTCGAAAACCGCCTTAAAAGAAGAGGTGTCGATGTCTTCAGGCACTACTACACCAAAGGCTACCCTACCGATGTTGATCTAATCGTAAGCGAGGAAGGGTACGGCAGGAACGATTACATCGAACCCTCAAAGCCTCTTGTAGTTGTTACCGGACCAGGGCCTGGCAGCGGAAAGCTTGCCACATGTCTTTCACAGCTCTACCATGATTTTAAAAGAGGAGTACACGCCGGATACGCGAAGTTCGAAACCTTCCCTATATGGAACATTCCTATAAATCACCCGGTGAACGCCGCGTACGAAGCGGCAACTGCTGACCTTCGCGATGTGAACCTGGTGGATCCCTTTCACCTTGAGGCCTATGGCAAAGTATCAATAAACTACAACAGGGATGTGGAGGCTTTCCCTCTTCTCAAGAGAATCCTTGAGAAGATTATTGGCGACAGGTCCCCTTACGCTTCTCCCACGGATATGGGAGTGAACAGGGCCGGATTCGGAATAACCGATGATCTTGTTGTCCGCAAAGCCGCAGAGCAGGAAATTGTCAGAAGGTATTTCAGGTACAGCTGCGAGTACGTCATGGGTCTTGCCGACCGGGAAACGGTTCAAAAAGCTGAACTCCTCATGAACGATTACGGTCTGACTCCTGAAAGCAGGCCGGTCGTTGAGCCTGCCCGAAGCAATATCTGTTCAAATGAATCAAAGGATAATTCAGATTTCACGAAAGCAGCCGCACTGATGCTGAAAGACGGGACTGTAATAACAGGCAGGAGTTCGGAGCTCATGCACGCGTCCGCTGCCGTTGTTCTCAACGCTGTTAAGAAACTTGCCGGAATCAGTGAAGATATTCACCTTCTTTCGCCTGCCACCATTGAATCGATAAGAAAGCTGAAGAGAGCCGTGAAATCATTTCCCCTTCGACTTGATCTTGAGGAAGTTCTTGTCGCGCTTAGCGTTAACGCCGCCGTCTTCGCCCCTGCCGCGGATGGAATGGCGAAGCTTCCCGAACTGAGAAACTGCGAAGCCCATCTTACCCATATGCCTGCGTCCGGGGATGAAAGTGGTCTGAGAACACTGGGTATTAATGTGACATGCGACCCGCTATTCGCAAGCAACAGGCTCTACGGTAACTGA
- the rpsF gene encoding 30S ribosomal protein S6 translates to MRDYETVIIWSASIPEAEIEKEHDRVVEIIKDDGGTYIGSDKWSRRILAYPIKKQTEGIYHFMKWTGSSDTTAAIEKTLKINDSCLRYLTLRTDLEEPASDGSFDDGNAEEDMESGD, encoded by the coding sequence TTGCGAGACTATGAAACCGTAATAATCTGGAGTGCCAGCATCCCCGAAGCTGAAATCGAAAAGGAACACGATCGTGTTGTCGAGATCATCAAGGATGACGGAGGCACGTACATTGGTTCTGACAAATGGAGCCGCCGCATTCTTGCCTATCCCATCAAGAAACAGACCGAGGGTATTTACCATTTTATGAAATGGACCGGCAGCAGTGATACTACAGCTGCTATAGAGAAGACCCTGAAGATCAATGACAGCTGCCTCAGGTATCTTACCCTTAGAACTGACCTCGAAGAACCTGCCTCCGATGGTTCTTTTGATGATGGAAATGCGGAAGAAGATATGGAGAGCGGGGATTAG
- the ssb gene encoding single-stranded DNA-binding protein, with protein MDLRMPSINKVIISGNLVRDPDTRILENGTHLAKMSIANNQRYRDRSGEWQEKTCYVNVVAWRKTAELVGEFCRKGSPVLIEGELIYSSWEDRDGSKRSRLEVNAKRIQFLEKKGGQSSSYTDDSPEQSSRASSSNENDSASDSMAQDDDIPF; from the coding sequence ATGGATCTGAGAATGCCCAGCATCAATAAGGTCATAATCTCCGGGAATCTTGTCCGTGACCCGGATACAAGAATTCTGGAGAACGGAACTCACCTTGCAAAAATGTCCATAGCAAACAACCAGCGCTACCGCGACAGAAGTGGGGAATGGCAGGAAAAGACATGCTACGTTAATGTTGTAGCATGGAGAAAAACCGCAGAACTGGTAGGCGAATTCTGCAGAAAGGGTTCCCCTGTATTGATTGAGGGGGAGCTTATCTACAGTTCCTGGGAAGACCGGGATGGCAGTAAAAGAAGCAGGCTGGAAGTAAACGCCAAGAGAATACAGTTTCTCGAGAAAAAGGGTGGTCAAAGTTCTTCCTACACGGATGACTCTCCGGAACAATCCAGCAGAGCTTCGAGTAGTAACGAGAACGATTCCGCGTCGGATTCAATGGCGCAGGATGACGATATCCCGTTCTAA
- a CDS encoding single-stranded DNA-binding protein, whose product MNYIVITGRISKKSELKSSSYGIFVIRFDVENCVSYSDANSEESKKTYVISIEAWGNLAERIDRSISNGMFVLIEGSLVSRTYEDRSKGLHHRMVVKASDVTALGT is encoded by the coding sequence TTGAACTACATCGTCATAACCGGACGGATAAGTAAGAAGAGTGAGCTTAAATCGTCCAGTTACGGCATTTTCGTAATAAGGTTCGATGTAGAAAACTGCGTTTCATATAGTGACGCGAACTCGGAAGAAAGTAAGAAAACCTACGTCATCAGTATTGAAGCATGGGGAAACCTGGCGGAAAGAATTGACCGCAGTATTTCAAATGGAATGTTCGTATTAATCGAGGGCAGTCTCGTCAGCAGAACTTACGAAGACAGATCAAAAGGATTACACCATAGAATGGTCGTAAAGGCATCCGACGTAACAGCGTTAGGAACCTGA
- the rpsR gene encoding 30S ribosomal protein S18, producing MKKKSSKFGRKKKCRFCGNPNLEISYKSERMLQRYVSDRGKIVARRVTGNCAKHQRMVANSIKVARFLALVPYVREHYR from the coding sequence ATGAAAAAGAAGAGCAGCAAATTCGGACGTAAAAAGAAATGCCGTTTCTGCGGAAATCCTAATCTGGAAATATCGTACAAGAGCGAAAGGATGCTTCAGAGGTACGTTTCGGACAGAGGAAAAATCGTAGCAAGACGAGTTACAGGCAACTGCGCCAAACACCAGAGAATGGTCGCCAACTCCATCAAGGTCGCGCGGTTCCTTGCCCTTGTTCCCTACGTTAGAGAACACTACAGATAA